The genomic window GGTCCTGTCCCAGCCTCGTCTGAAGAGATGTTCTTCTTGCTGATGCTTCGATAAATCTCACCAAGAATCATTTGGAATGCCTTCTCCACATTTACAGCCTCAAGGGCAGAGGTCTCAATGAAGGATAGCCCTTCCCTCTCAGCAAAGCTCTGCGCATCTTCGGTGGCGACCGCACGGAGGTGCTTGAGGTCAGTTTTGTTACCAATAAGCATGATCACAATGTTGGTGTCAGCATGGTCACGAAGCTCCTTCAGCCACCGACTGACATTCTCAAATGTTGTGGGCTTTGTCACATCATAGACTAAGAGGGCACCAAGGGCTCCACGGTAATAGGCACTGGTTATTGCCCTGTATCGCTCCTGGCCTGCTGTGTCCCATATTTGTGCTTTTATTATCCTGCCCTCTACCTAGAGTAGGAAAGAATAAAGCTTTAGGCAAGGAAAAGGGGGCAAAAGAACATGTGTTCCAGTTCAGATGAAGAATACAAGAGAGACTCAAAATATGCAAGGCATTCTCTTGAAAATATCCAGACTAAAAACCTCAAGAAGGTAACTGAGAAGACAAGTGATTACAACAATGCCCATAGATGAATCGATGGAGTTGCAAAACATGAAAATGATATAGTCTTGGTACAGGAAAAAACCATTTAAGGCATACATGTAGCAAAGGCAGCAGAAACATGATTGTACAAATCTAGCTTCATCATAGGCTTCTGACATATCAATCCTCAAAATGATGGTAGCATAATGACCACATGGTAAACTTAAGAGGATGCATATCAACCGCCTATTTACATTACTTTCATTTATTACCACCAAGACATAATATAAAGAAGATATGCACATAAAGCAGAACATAAAAAGTCTTTAATAGCTTTAGATGAATCGAATCCTGGAGACAAGTCTACTACTGCTCTTTGCATGCATGTTGAATTATAAAATGCAAGGCATGAAAACTGAAAGAATTCTGATGCATAAAAATTGCTTCCTATGACTTTTTTACAAGAAATTTCAGCAAAATCATATCCTGAAAGATAATGTGATCACTGTTGTTATCAAGGCGTTATCAGACCAAGGCATTTTTTGGACCACAAGGTTCCTTGGTTCCAACTATTGATTAAGTTACAAAATGAATTTATAGCAATTTATTTCTTCTAGATGTACTCTGCTAAAGCAATTGTTCTCTATTTCtcatcattttatgatcaaaagcAAAAAAATAGAATTTCACAAAGCATGGCTGATTTTCTGATGTTCTTATTCAACAGAAGTCCTGAATGTCTTTCATATCTATAAAGGAAAAGAACTGAGAGGACAGACATACTCTATTCCAATTGAAAAACTTAAAAATCTAGATAATGGTTATTCCAAGATTTTTAGAACCTTTTTCAAGATCACTGGAAGGGAATAGGGTCTGGACTGCTTCCATGGATCCTTGAAGACTTgtcttatgtagattaatggATGTACTCTAAGCAAGTATGTCAAACTTTTGAAGTCCAGATGACCAAGCTAAAATACACCGGACAAATGGATACTCTGCCAAAGACATCACAATGAGAGATTTGTAAGTGCTAATTTCAGCCTTTTATTTATGAAGTACTGAGTTCTTTACTTCTTCTGACAAATAgagaattatttttcttttatacatACTTTGCATGCTTGGTTGTCTCTGGGAGCAGAAGAAATTGCCCAACAtaaaaatttgtaaagaaaataGCATTACAAGATAAAGATTAATACATTAATTTCTTTGAACCTTGCACCAACAGTCATTGGCCGTAAACTAACTTCTTTCCTGGGTGTATGGTCCACTGATCATTAATGAGATCAAGCAGTCAATTTTCttctacatttgcatgcataaagACTCTGTGGGGATGGGAGGATAAAAGGAAATGTAGAATGTCAGTTGGAATTCAAACCAGATAATGCAATTGCAAAAAATCTCCAATTTATGGACTGTTAATGGAAAACGGATATTGGAGACTGACACATGATGGAGAAGGATATTAAATCGCAGCAAAAAGGTATCAGCCATCACATAGAACTTGATGCATTATCCAGAGACACCTTACTTGCATCCCAGACTCAAAGAATCTAATCCCAAAAAGCACAGGACTCAGGTTACATCATGGAGATGATCGGAAGGAAGGGATCTTGCTGATTGAAAGGAAATAGAGGAACTCAAACAGTTTGTCAACTAAATGTGACTTTCTTGATGGTAACCCATCCATATCATCCTACTCCAGCAACAACTTTATTGCCAGAGAAGATACATTGTGAATTTCCTTCAGGAAATGTTAGGAAAGGTCTTTGAGCTCATTAGTTGTGATTAAACAGAAGAGGCAGACAAAAAGAGGTCTAAAAAGAAACAATCAAAGGACGGTACGACACTAATTACTAAGAAAGGTATGAGAGGCTAAAATTATAAGAGCAGGTAGAACACCACATTCATAATTATACTCAGACTGAAGGGCATGCTAGGAGGAATAGTAGCATTATACAGTCAGATGACATTGGCTTACAAGGAGAAATATATAAAAACTTGCTGATCGCTTTTGATGTGCAAGACATAGAATGTTTCAACATGTCACCTACAATATGGATTTCACTTTGCCAATCGCTCCTTTCCAGATCCACATACTTCAAAACGACAAAGAATTCAATCTGGCTTACAATTTCCATTCTCATAGCCAACCAGCCATATGCCACACATCCAATTCTTTACAGATATTAACCTTAGCCAGTTAGCCACTATTGATGCAATGGATCTCATTCCCATGGGGGAAAAGAGCCAAATAAAAGAGGAATGTCATTTATTCATGTGGTGTGCATGAGGCCTGTTGCCTAACCCATGCATGTGCCTTAACATCGCTGATGCTGATCCCCAAGCCCAGATGAAAAAGGTGGAGCATTGGTATTAAGTTGATAGCCAGCCATAAAAGTATGTCCAACTCTAAATTGGATCCAAATTCAAGCTTGGTGAATGAGGAACCATAAAGCCAACGCATACTGTTGGGGCAAAGCTTGGCAATTATGATGTTATGACTCCAAAATCCAcatgccttctttctttctttccttctttctttcaatTGTAATACAGATGTCTTAATCTTTTTCAGGTAAAATAGGTCTTCCTCCATTACATGACAGGCCACCTTAATTCCCATACTTTGAGCAGTCAATGCAATTTAAGCAATGGTCCATCATGAAAGTTCAGACCACCATGACTTAAATAATGATCCAAACTAAGTCCTTGTAGTTCACCATACAGTAAATCTGAGTTCTCCACATTTGATCCTgtttttccaaaaaaataaaaaaaataaaagagcagAAAAAATACCAAATCTGACCACTTAAAGAATCAACCTACAATGTTTTACATTCTTTTACCCATACATTCCTTGTCATTTTTGTTGCATTCTGCAAAACACCACTTTGATTGACCAAAAATTTAAAGGTCACTTTGGTTGCTTAAAGATTACATTGGTGCCACCCTCAATGTTTGGCTCTTAGACTCCATTAAGATGCCTTTTCCCTGTTATTACATAAACTAATTGACTCTGATTATCTCCACCCCTCCCTCACCCAAAAAAATACACGCCCCtcctcaccaaaaaaaaaaaaaaaaaaatcttttcgaagaGCCAACTTCATCTAAAATACTAAATTGTTATCTTTTATATACACCAATCCATGCTTCCAAAtgaaatacatacatgcatgcatgcatgcatacatacatatatataaaatatgtgcACATGCGTGTGTGTCAATTTCTGGCAAGTGCATGCCTTGGCATGCAAATTACTTATATTCTATATTATAATGCATTTGTGTGACTTTACTACCGATAAAGCATAAGTACTGATACAAAATGATATTCTTTAGCACCTCAACTGCCTCCAAAAATCACAGAAAAACACACATTTTTGTCAACACTAAAGGAAGGTTCTACCCCTTCATTCCTCATCTTGTTCTTCCCTTCCCACAAGCAAAATGCAGAGCAGCTAACCTCTCAAATTTGCGTCTTCTTCTCTTATAgactaacacattcatgattacCACCATTCTTTTTTCCATTTCCTTTCTAACTGTCTTGTTGTCCAAAGGTCCAAATATCAAGTACTCTATTCTTTGAAAGACTAGAAGAAATCTGTTAACTAAAAGAAATGTATTTATTTGACCAAGTCAGAATACATCTTAGTCATCCAAGCTTTGTGATATATAAATAGATGACTGGAAAGTCTGGAAATAGTTCAACTACAAACAACGTGACACTCAGTTAATCTGTTAAGAGCCTGCAAGAAATTATGTTACAACTCCAATGAGCATATTACTAGAACAATGGAGAGAAAATTCCAGATGCATCCACCAATTCTGCAGATGGTCAGTTAGTGCAACTAAAATGCTATATAATACTTTGCTGTGGGCAGAAGAAAATTTATATCCATCTACAAAAATGCTCCTGTATATTTTGCTGAACAGAGTTCATGACATGGAGCCAGACTCATTAAATTATCATGTCTATTTTATAAATCTTACAGTTAAACAAACAGTTAGGACCGATGTTAGAAGTGATGGCACAAATAGGCAATTCCACCACCTTATAACAATACCAAACAACCATTCTAAAACCCAGAGAAGAGAAAGCAGACTAAATGGAACATTTAATTCGAAACCCAGATCTCCAATGAGATCAACTCATAATGTACTAATGGAATTCATGGAATGTCGATACCTAATTACTTAGTCCATTGCCACTCTCCACTTTTACAGTCCTCAGCCAAGATTGAGGCACAGATTCAACAGAAACAAAGACAGATCTTGGAATTCCGTATCTTTACAGAACAGCCCAACATCAAAAACAAACAACCACCCGAAATTAAACACATTTTAATTTACATTGGCATAACAACAGCAAACAAGAACTCATCCAGATCTGCAGCATCAGAGCAAGAAACTTAAGCCAGAATGCTATGATCCAACAAAAAACTAAACTAAAAGAAATCCACCAATAACTCAAGAGATCTCAAAACTCTAAGAAAaaggtttttttttaaaaaaaaaaatcctagaaaAAGATAATGCGGAATTTAACTCAAACACATCATCCACTCAAAACCCCAGCCAAAAAATCCATATAATTGAAGAACACTCAAAATTCAAAAAACGAAAACCAAAGATCAAACAGAACCAAAACCCATAATTAttcagaaaaatcaaaaattaaagaacGAACATCACGtaacagaagaaaaaaaaggacgtATAACCGAAATATCTCCATGGATTCACCAAAGAGCGCGAAATCCATTACAGGATTccaccagaaaaaaaaaacaaaaaaaaaaaaaacaattgagAAAGAAATCACACGAGCAATAGaagatctaagagagagagagtgtgtgtgtgttagaGAGATACTTGGAGGGTACGGGTGGCGAATTCGACGCCGATGGTGGACTTGGACTCTAGGCAGAACTCGTTGCGCGTGAATCGGGAGAGGAGGTTGGACTTCCCTACCCCCGAATCGCCGATCAATACCACCTTGAACAAGTAATCGTACTCCTCCTCCGCTCTTCTCgccgccatctctctctctcgccccctCTCAGTCCGTCTCTAGTCTTCTTCTAGTATGCGTCTCCTGAGAGAGCGACGAGAGAGATGATACCACGAAAAAAactaatttttgttttttttcccgAAATGTCCCAAGAAAACTCTCTACGATATAAAGACAAAGCCAGCTATGCTTTGTTTGCTTTACACGTGTCACCGTCGGACGACCGTACCACACCTGGACCGCGTCGGTCTGGGTCCATTTAATAAACCTGACCGGAACTAGGCATTAGACCGAACGCCTGCAACAGTGTCATAGTTTGAACCGAGTGTCCATTATGCTACTTATTAGTTATTAGTGAACAAGTactcaaataatgatcattattAAATCATTATGCTTGCATGACAACTAGCAAATACCGTGTAACAAGAATAAGCTCGATGTGTAACATTTACACtacctaatttttattttaattttatcagattaatagttaaaaataatttgttatttgattgataattatttagaaaaataaagatgatattttttttattttttattcacataTTCTGCTACATGAATGACTAAGCTGGAATTTCAAAAATGAATAGTTTAGATGAATTTAGATAAATTATTGATATTAAAAATAGTATAACAATCACACTCCATCCAGAGtctcaaattttattataatagaatAACGATAATACTATAATTTGACTTAAAATGTtataatttcagatttgattttgattatggGATAATAATGAATTATATTATTTGCATTAGAAACAGTAGAACAGTCACACATTTTCATTtggaatctcaaatttttttataatagagTAACGGCAATACTTTAGTTTGACTTTAAATGTTATAATTGTAGCTTGAAAAATTATCTCGATATGGATAAATTGAGTTAAATTATCGCCGTTTAATCACTATCATGGGACAATAATGGATTATAATGTTAACACCAGGCATGAGCAAAATCTTGGTTTAAAAGTGTCCGGTCCGGTCTAGTTGGGTCTAGGTTGGCTTCCGGTATTATTTGCAAGGAAAAATTAATCGGCCGGGGAGGATCATGtcagatttgaatttaaaatatatagtaaTGATTCGGTGGACGATTGGGCGGTGCCCAAAGACCCAAATTGCCTCCGTGACCGGTGGCTGTCAAGCGGTGAAGGGGATGTGGGGCCCAGGGACAATGGGTCTCTGCTGCCCATGAGTCGCTATGAAGGGACCTCTTTTGTTGGTGACCTTGTGCTGCGGCACATGATAAGGGCTAAAGACAAAAGGATAGTTAGTAGAGAGTATGCAACATTGATAAGGTGTATCCACTTATAGAAATTAGGATACAATAGTGGCAAGCCTAACACAAAATTAGCTTCACTACCAACTTATCAACAACTATTAGTTTAGCTAGTTTAGTGTACTCTTCATTAGAATGGCCTTGGATTCGTTTCTAGATAATaacttaattattaaaaataatcatTTTTATGACCAAATTGCGAATCCCTTGTTGCTGCACATGATACTAGATCGGGGAACATCATAAGAGTAATATGTTAGTTATGCAATATTTTAAGTGTTGGTGAGGCAATTGAATTAAATGAGATCAGATGTGAGAGTTGCTTTTTAGTCAAGTAGTTGAGTGAGTTTCACTCTAGACTTTAGAGGTGGAGCGTGTGCAATAATGAGGCCCAAGTAATTGTAGCATTGGTTTGAAGAaagcttgatttttgatttttctttaaaaCAGAAAGCAAGATTTGGATTGTTTTGGCGAGATCAAATGGATCTAGTGAAGTTAATTATTTGCAAGCTCAAAAATTCAGAaggaaaaaagtgaaaaagaatGTAAAAAATGAGTAATTAGAAATAGATGAGCATGAGGTAGTTTATGGAAGGAAAATTTTGTCTTACTTCACAGTCCTTTGCTTGTATCTGGATGCTTATCCTCATCAAGCTCTATAAAGAGGCAGCTTGCGGAAGGATGCGTATAACTGAAGTCCCATTAGCATTGTTCTTTCAAGAAACATGTCAAAAATTGAGAACATTGAAGGAGATGGCAAATCATAGTTAAATATGTCATCATGGtactaaatttattagatgtctcCTTTGCATCATAAAATTGGCATTTCATAGTTGGTATTGGAGTTCATCTACCCTTGTATTTCATTTTGGTCAAGTACATGGTAAATTCTATGTTCTTAATACAGAGGCGATTCAAACAAAATAAAGCCTACAACTCTTCCTACTTCCATTTTTGTTCAATTATATTTCCAGTCTAGGGGtgacacataaaaa from Elaeis guineensis isolate ETL-2024a chromosome 9, EG11, whole genome shotgun sequence includes these protein-coding regions:
- the LOC105051594 gene encoding ras-related protein RABA2a, encoding MAARRAEEEYDYLFKVVLIGDSGVGKSNLLSRFTRNEFCLESKSTIGVEFATRTLQVEGRIIKAQIWDTAGQERYRAITSAYYRGALGALLVYDVTKPTTFENVSRWLKELRDHADTNIVIMLIGNKTDLKHLRAVATEDAQSFAEREGLSFIETSALEAVNVEKAFQMILGEIYRSISKKNISSDEAGTGPAGGIKEGKTIAVSASETNSTRKCCST